One Phocoena phocoena chromosome 5, mPhoPho1.1, whole genome shotgun sequence genomic window, GTCATCTTTTGCAGTCTTGTCACACTCAATATCAAACTGCCATCTTTCAAGGACCTCACCACTTTCAATATTTGAGATGACTACCACCAATTTCTGCACTGAACACTTGCATAACCATTCTGTAACACATAACAAGGCATCTTTTTTGGTCCACTGCATTACAAAGCAACTCTTTTCTCGTGTCCCACTTCCTATCCTCAGCAAATATCTACCACTGCTATTTTGGATCTCCTCCAAATTATACAGAAAACTTGCCCCATCAATAACCTAGCTCCTGTTTTCAAATTCTCAGTATTTATACCAGGTATAGCAGTGGGTGCTGAGGATAGGATTGTAAACATTCGGTACTTCCATCCTAATCCAAGGCAAGAGTGTAGGAGATAACATTAACCTAATCACTGCACCAATtaacatgaaattaaaattgtaaCTGCTATGCAGGTGCAAAATATGGTACAATGAAAGcataaaataggaaaatttgaCTCAGTCAGGGAGGGTTTGAGTTTAGTTCTAAGAGGTACCACACCAAATAATCCAAGTGCAGCCCTATGAATGACTATGGGTGATTTAGCCCTTAAGTTTACGAAAATACAatgatgtaatttaaaaactgaagttacttaaaacaacaacaaaaatgattcgtgaattttaaaattaaaaaggaaaaaaaaagatgagagctGTAGCATTTTTTAGAACTAGTAATTTGGAAGGTCAAATGGGTAGATAGGGCAAAATATCCCACaacacagaaaaattagaaatgggaTTCCTAAGTGGAGAGAAACATGAAAGAGAAACTAATAGGaattctagaaaaagaaagaaaagcaatagaTGGATAACAAATATTGATCCAACAATACTGCAACTTCTTGAGCGAAAAGGAAAAGATGAGTGTTCAGAGAGAAAAGGCTACTGACTCGggcaggatttaaaaaaaaaaatgactaatggAAATaggtgaaaataagaaaattctaaTGAGCGCTCTGTTATTTAGtagttcttcttttttaagtttagtCCCACAGGTTGAATTCAGTTTTACAATTAATTACCTTTCAGTTGTTCCACCACATTATTTAGGTATTTTATGAGTTCAGGATCAGTAGTTACAAGCAAGGTGAGTCCATATTTCTGCACTCGAGTAAAGGTTTCGGATGGATATATGCCACGCTGATATAAAATGCTGTTGATGCCAAATGCTgaaaacaagaaatattaaagtcaTTGTCACTTTGTAACTTCGGGAAATAAAGCATATTTAGATGTGGCTATGGTTTCATTAATGGTGTAAAGCTGTAAATGTCTAAACACACGTGTTTCTGTGTTTTGCTGAAAGCAGAATAGGTACAAAGTGGcattaaaaatccttaaaatctTGCTTCTAAGTAAGAGAGAAAGTGATACCTGCATTTATgtggcaataaaagaaaaatgccaaACTGCATTAATCTCCCAGTGgcaaatttcatttcattgtaaAACAAGTCCAAATTCAGACTGTGTGGTTAGAGGATGTCAAAATAGGCAACCGACTGACTAGTTCAAAGCCCAGGCAagcctctccccctctctctttcctccttttatcCTCACAAGTTCTGCCAGGTTCTATCAGAAGGTACAAATGGCCTGGTCCAGGACGGCGCTTCCATCACCGTCGACCAGTTTCACCTCGCGGGGGTGATGGTGAGGGGTGAGCTCTGCACTTTAAAGAAACTCCCGGCGAAGGGGCTGTACCGCAAAGCAGGCCTCAGCAGCACCTAGGCGTCCTCCGCCATCATTAGCAACGCGTCGGGAGGAGGCGCCTGCATCCGCCTCTTCCCAGATTCCTCCTGCCGGGCAGGAGGCCGGGGCTGAGAGGGCTTGGGTTCGGGGCCGCTCCGGCCCACCCGGCTTCCCCCCGCCTCGGAAGCCGAACCGCGGGCCTGCCGGGCGGCCTGGGCTCCGTTCTCCCCGCCCTGCGGCCTGCGCGAGGACTTACAGAAGAACTCGGCCACGATTTCGGCGCTCCCGCGCAGGGTGATGCCTTGCTCCCGGGAGAGCTGCAGCGCCATGGCCAGGTCCACGGATGAAGGCACGCGCTTCCACCCGGCAGACAGCAACACCAGGGGTTTCCAGAGCAGTTCCCCGCCACTTGTTTCAAAAGTAACGACGCAGGACGCCGTCGGCCCCTCGCGCAGGCGCGACAAGCTTTTAGGCCCCGCCCTACGCAGTTAGGCCCCGCCCTACGCAGCTGGGTCCTGCAAGATCTCTGGGCCTCCGCAGGAGCGGCCGTTCGCGCAGGCGCAGTGGGTAGGCGTGGTGACACTGTTCCCAGTGTTTAGGCTCGGGAGGACCCCTGTTGGGCACCGGTAGTTGTGGTCGGCGGGCTGCCTGGCGCCCATGGGGGAAGATGGTAGGTCCAGGTTTTAGTGGCCGCTCCCTAGGTCTGGGGACAGAGCGACCAAGGAGCACAGTTCCCTAGtttgaaaggtatttttaaagtGATATGAACTGTCCGCCAGCTGCGGCATAAGTGGCCCCAGGGATCCTTGGTGGGCGGTTGGAACATGCTAGATGCTTTGGGAATTCGTAAAGCAACTGCGTGCGCGGCAGCCTAGCCACAGTTTTAGAGGGATTACTGTGTGGGCGGCTTTTCTTGAGAAATTGGGTTAGGGGTTAAAGGGACGAACTGCTTGCATTTTTCTATCCCTCGTCTGTCCTGGGCTCAGCTCGTTTatgccccgccccccctccctgCGAGGCGGAGTCTGGGGGCAGCAGGTGGCTGCGTCTGCTGGGCCAGCTTGCATTGTATACCCCTCCACCCCTAGGCGACTGGTCAGGGATAAGGTCACCTCACCAAAAAGGCCCATCAGCACTGAAGAGCTTTTCAGTGAATTTTGACTCACAAATTCAATGACTTTTAATGTTAGGATAAGAAGTATTAAGGAGATAGTGCACAGCTAATGTTCATGTGAGATGTGAAACAATTTTATACTTAAAGCAGTTGGGAAAATTATTCGTAAAATGAAGTCTGAGAAACTTAACCACCAGTTAATTATATGAGAAAAATGCCCGAGTGTattcgttttctattgctgcgtaacaaattgtcataaattagtttaaaacaacacccatttgTTATCTCAGTCTTTAGGTCAGGAGTCTGGGGCATGGCATAGCTGGGTGCTCTACATAGTCTCATAAGTTTGAAGTAAAGGCACCTGTCTGCAGGTGGAATCTCATCTAAAATCTGGGGTCCTCTTTTGACCTCCTTGGTTCCTGGCAGAATTAATATCCTTGTTCTTAGATTGAGGTTCTCATTGGCTTGCTAGCTGTTGGCCAGAGGCCAGCCTTGTGCTTTTGCCAGGTAGCCCTTCCATAGGCCTTCTCCCACTTCCAGTCTCTCTGACTTCGGGGAGGTCCTTTTAAAGGGCTTACGTGATTAGGTCAGTCCCAGCCAGATAATTTCCTCTTTGTTGAAGCTAATCTTCAAAGTGGTTTTGCCTCATAATTACATTTCTGgtcacactcaaggggagggattATATAGTATATGCTCCCTAGAAGCCACAAATTTGGGGGGCCATCTCAGAACTCTGCCTAGTCACAGTGTTAGGTATCAGAATTTGATCAGTTTGAAGAGTGAAACAGGTATAAGAGGTAATAAGCTGACTTGACCCTGTGAAATATTTTCCTTACATTCTTTAGTCTCTGTGGTACAagtgtgtatgcgtgtgtttAAATCGCCACCTTTTTATTCCTTCCACCAGGATTTTGGGTTAGAGCCAGAATTCTGGCATCACGCTGGTAGAGCATGATGCCCACCTTACTTCATGTATAAATTGTTTCTCTTTCTAAGGAACTTACTACTTAGCACTTCAGGAAAGACTTCCTTCAGTTTCACAATAATATAGTAGATGCAAATAATCGTTAGTATAAGTTTGGAGATTCTAGAAGGCTGGCAAAATATATGAGATTTCCATATATAGAGGAAGTATTTGTTAATACTTTCTTTGTGTTCTAGGAGGAGGTGTAAGAAATGATTAAGGCTTAGAAAGCATGGTCTGTGCTTTTTGAGGATTTGTAATCTAGTTCTGTTTAAATATGCATACTTAAAAAACAGTTGAAGGCTCATAAATTGGACCTTATCTGGCTTCTGCCTACCTGGCAGCCTCCTTTCAGGTTACTATTCTAACCTGCCTACTCCTTTAGTAATGTTTCAAACTCAGGGCTTTTTGTAAGGTGCTTTCCTCTGCCCAGAAATTGAGATTTATCTGTTCAAATTTCTGATTATATCCatactttttaaacttaaatgttACTGCatgaaagaaattttcttttaccCCTCAGGGTATAAGGTTCTGCTCTTATGCAGAACTCTCATAGCATCCCATAGTGCTATTTCagagcactgctttcactgttgCAATGAAAACAATTACATTATCATTATTTAAAGATATCTTTTGTATCTTCCTGTTTTGGCAGAGGATTCATAATGACATTTATTGGGTGccccacaaatatttgttaaataaatatttgaatatttgccTAGGAAAACTTCATGGAAGAACCCAAAATGTTTTCTAGTTGGAGAGCAGGTTGGCGGTAAGGCCACTTTTAGGGAGCTTTGAATACCAATACCCATTTGAGTTGATTGAACTAGATGTACAAGGATTTCTAAATTCTTAGGATTGTTGTAATTAAAGGGgcattttttttcaagtgtaaATTCAGTAATGGTAGTAGAATAGATTGTGTAGTGGACCATCTAGagtggtggttctcaaacttgagcatgtGAAAGAATGACTTGGGTATTTTGCAAACTATGTGGATTCCTGGCTTCTGTTCCTCCTTCTTTCAGTCTGGTTCAGTTCAGTACCATAGACACTAGTCACATGTGACTTAAGAACTTGAAGTGTGCTGGTGTGAATTGAGACATGCTACAAGTATAAAGTACGATTTCTAAGACTtcgtataaaaaaaagaatgtaaagtatattgatttttttgtaaCTGGTTGTATATTACAATGATACTATACATGcactggattaaataaaatatattattaaaataatttcacttgtttctttttagttttttaatctgTCTACCAGAACATTTACAATTACATAGATGACTTTTGTCAtctttctattggacagtgctggtctaCTTTCTGGAGTCTAGGAGATGACATGATTTAACCAGCATCCCAAATGATTCTGATGCAAGTTCTTAAATCAGTTTTTGAAAAGCAGTAAACTATGATGGCAGTTTTAGTAATGCAGGCCTAGGAGGTTGAGTTCCTGGACTAGATGGATGCCAGAGTTTAAGTAATAAAGTATACATCAGAGCAAGACgttttgaaaaaagaattgagTTTTGATGACTGATATGGAGGAAGAATGAAATGGTAGTACAGAATCCAAGGTGGCAAGCCTGCCATATACAGTAGAGTTGGTCAGAGCTGTCGGGATGTTAGGTAGAGCTGCTCAActctgagactgttctgtttCACTGTAACACTTACGATTCTAGAAGCTTTGGTGGAACTTCTTTCCCATTAGCTTTTGGGCACTTGGTTTGACATTGATCCCATCTTACCTAAAGCGTGCACCCTTACCTTTAcagaaggttttttaaaaacttgttttcagTTACTTGAATTTACTTTTATTCACAATTCAGTGACATCTTTCTAATGTGTATTGTTAGGGGAAGGTTATTTGGACAGGGAGAAGTATAAATTAAGATTTATTCCTGAAGAAAATTTAAGCAGAGTGCATAATCAAATAAccaaaaattataaaagagatGAATATGAAAACGTATGTCATAAACAGACCTGTATTCCATATTAGAATTCTAAAATCAGAAATACTCATAAAAATTTCCAAAGCTAGAATCAAATGGAATTTTAGGCAATTAACTAATAACTTAGCTGGACAgtcttagagatgaggaaactgaggtccggaGTGACTACATAGTCTAAGATTCAATATCTGGTTAGTAGAAGATTTATAGTAATAGAATCTTGGGTTCTTGacttagtttcttttaaaattatttctatttgaagACATGCTGtaaaattctcttatttttaaaatattaactgatTTTAGACTAAGGGTGTTCAATAACCTGTACACTTGTCAAGAAAATGGCAATTACAGTCCTTAATGAATTTTATGCCAGTGTGCAAATAGTTACAAACGCCACAAGATGGCACtgtttacatgtaaaataatactttaaaaaacagtCCATGTATATGTGCTTTAGTTCAAAGtgaaatgaggaaaaaagaatttaGTGATTTCTAAGGTATTCGTATGTGTGGGACACATCAGAATGAAATGTTGGATCATAATATATTATAGAACTGTTACAATTCTTTTAAACACATGGCgtgtatgcatacacacatgcccgaaaacatatttatttacatttacatttaagttgcatatttgtttttacctggaaaaagaaaacattttaagtagTTGAGTCATTATTCTGATAGACTTATGACAGTTTTCCATCACATTTCCAGGTGTTATTCTTGAGTCCAATATCTTGAAATAGAGCATTTTGTTCTAAAA contains:
- the MAD2L1 gene encoding mitotic spindle assembly checkpoint protein MAD2A, whose protein sequence is MALQLSREQGITLRGSAEIVAEFFSFGINSILYQRGIYPSETFTRVQKYGLTLLVTTDPELIKYLNNVVEQLKEWLCKCSVQKLVVVISNIESGEVLERWQFDIECDKTAKDDSAPREKSQKAIQDEIRSVIRQITATVTFLPLLEVSCSFDLLIYTDKDLVVPEKWEESGPQFITNSEEVRLRSFTTTIHKVNSMVAYKIPVND